Proteins from a single region of Chryseobacterium sp. W4I1:
- a CDS encoding alpha/beta fold hydrolase, whose amino-acid sequence MPIININHKQVHIQELNKGAEQTVVLIHGMFSNLSIYYFNIAPILAKHFHVVMYDLKSHGMSERFTDGYDLESMSSDLLALMDVLNLKKVHLAGYSFGGLIALKTALKAPERVSQLVVIEAPDPQDEKARNIIDEYSKEFLEHYVANFTDTTKVQMGKRQMEKNHRMYEFLFEKTSIKADMIREKHFLGEANFSELDTPTLLLYGSESNCKPTGEWLKTQIISSELELIPGDHNVPIQEPVQIAESMVYFLSQSLSNTLTQNHG is encoded by the coding sequence ATGCCAATAATCAATATAAACCATAAACAGGTTCATATTCAGGAACTCAACAAAGGGGCTGAACAGACGGTGGTGCTTATCCATGGGATGTTCAGCAACCTCTCCATTTATTATTTTAATATTGCCCCGATTCTGGCGAAGCATTTCCACGTGGTGATGTATGATCTGAAAAGTCACGGCATGAGTGAGCGTTTTACAGACGGCTACGATCTGGAAAGTATGTCATCTGATTTACTGGCTCTGATGGATGTTTTAAATCTTAAGAAAGTACATCTGGCCGGATACAGTTTCGGAGGATTGATTGCTTTGAAAACAGCATTGAAAGCACCGGAACGTGTCAGTCAGCTGGTCGTTATAGAAGCCCCGGATCCTCAGGATGAAAAGGCCCGTAACATCATCGATGAATACAGTAAAGAATTCCTTGAGCATTACGTGGCCAATTTTACGGACACCACCAAAGTGCAGATGGGCAAGAGGCAGATGGAGAAAAACCACCGGATGTATGAATTCCTGTTTGAAAAGACCAGCATCAAAGCAGATATGATCAGGGAAAAACATTTTCTGGGAGAAGCGAATTTCTCAGAACTGGATACACCCACACTTTTGCTTTACGGATCTGAATCGAACTGTAAACCTACAGGGGAATGGCTGAAAACGCAAATCATTTCATCTGAACTTGAACTGATTCCCGGTGATCACAATGTCCCGATACAGGAACCTGTTCAGATTGCAGAATCGATGGTTTATTTTTTATCTCAATCATTATCTAACACATTAACACAAAATCATGGCTAA
- a CDS encoding glycosyltransferase: MAKFVFVVPPLTGHVNPTLSIGAELLQRGHEVAWISLDKNLSTKLPVGGELLLIQYDQTDEEKRESESYLDIISKKVVYGIDSIKFLYDDVLIPLNRHCYNGIVTLLKQYQPDLVIGDHQLFAAAIAAKKLNLPYSTSVTAPAAIKMMDELPKVHEWEVNKIIELQKELGVTENRSLASSDLLTLVLTSKYFFGEMDLPENYQFTGPVLMERRISCEFDWDRFNRTINKKILVSIGTTFDHDHKKAFFQKVVDAFKDEDLTVVLVSDPQLFDSWPENFMVYNQVPQLDLLPYLDGVVCHGGHNTVSEALSNGLPLVVIPIAYDQSHVAGRVVRTGAGERLNFNRFKSHHLNKAVKNILNHSEYKEAAEKVRESFTEAGGTATAANLLEKALIPADETIKPGSKFLFVIPPFFGHISPTLSVGASLIARGHEVKWFGITPLDCKHIPEGGSYFYPEEDLSPFQEDILRILKRQDDGPACSGPEVMKLALEETYVPFAKMMMPGLERLMESWKPDVLVNDCITFGGALFAHKHHIPCVTTTPVPPDVMGDTANNAPKIFEWQQNLIKDLQKEVGINDEGIFIHSNKLNLVFTSQTFADFETVPSHMRFVGPVKGRPNPAPFDWEKLEASTTPKIFVSLGTLLVDIRKAFFEKVIAAFADQPVTVIAATPPDIFDEWPSNFIVNGFVPQSALMPHMDAVICHGGFNTVNDTFTNGLPMLITPIAYDHFHIAKLIEKAGCGISIRYKRLRVEALRETVFELLENPAYRNAAKEVQTNLLNAGGNDRAVELLEDFVQQHRSTLVKV; encoded by the coding sequence ATGGCTAAATTTGTATTTGTTGTTCCACCATTGACAGGCCATGTCAATCCAACCTTAAGCATCGGTGCAGAATTACTGCAAAGAGGACATGAAGTGGCCTGGATCAGTCTTGACAAAAATTTAAGTACAAAACTTCCTGTCGGGGGAGAACTGTTGCTCATTCAGTATGATCAGACCGACGAGGAAAAAAGAGAAAGTGAAAGCTATCTCGATATTATTTCTAAAAAAGTAGTCTACGGTATCGACAGTATTAAGTTTCTTTACGATGACGTACTGATTCCCTTAAACAGACATTGCTACAATGGAATTGTTACCCTGTTGAAACAGTATCAACCCGATCTGGTGATTGGAGATCATCAGTTATTTGCTGCCGCTATTGCTGCCAAAAAACTGAATCTTCCTTACAGCACATCCGTTACCGCTCCGGCTGCCATTAAAATGATGGACGAGCTGCCTAAAGTACACGAATGGGAAGTCAATAAAATCATTGAACTGCAGAAAGAACTTGGGGTAACGGAAAACCGTTCATTGGCTTCTTCCGATCTGTTGACGCTTGTTTTAACTTCAAAATATTTCTTTGGTGAAATGGATCTTCCGGAGAATTATCAGTTCACGGGACCTGTTCTTATGGAACGCCGTATCTCCTGTGAATTTGATTGGGACAGATTCAATAGGACAATCAACAAAAAGATCTTAGTCAGTATCGGAACGACTTTCGATCATGATCATAAAAAAGCGTTCTTCCAAAAAGTGGTGGATGCCTTTAAAGATGAAGATCTGACCGTTGTATTAGTCTCTGATCCACAGCTTTTTGACAGCTGGCCGGAGAACTTTATGGTGTATAATCAGGTTCCTCAATTGGATCTGCTGCCTTATCTGGATGGAGTCGTTTGTCACGGCGGTCACAATACCGTTTCTGAAGCCCTTTCCAATGGTCTTCCGTTGGTTGTGATCCCGATTGCGTATGATCAGTCTCATGTAGCAGGACGCGTCGTGCGTACCGGAGCAGGAGAACGTCTTAATTTTAACAGATTTAAATCCCATCACTTAAACAAAGCCGTGAAAAATATATTAAATCATTCAGAATATAAAGAAGCTGCTGAAAAGGTTCGTGAATCTTTCACCGAAGCCGGAGGTACAGCCACCGCAGCCAATTTGCTTGAAAAAGCATTAATCCCTGCTGATGAAACCATAAAGCCGGGGTCTAAATTTTTATTTGTGATCCCACCGTTTTTTGGCCATATCAGCCCGACCTTAAGTGTGGGAGCCAGTCTGATCGCCCGTGGACACGAAGTGAAATGGTTTGGAATTACTCCATTGGATTGCAAACATATTCCGGAAGGAGGAAGTTATTTTTATCCTGAAGAAGATTTGAGTCCGTTTCAGGAAGATATTCTGCGTATTTTAAAGCGGCAGGATGACGGGCCGGCGTGTTCAGGCCCTGAAGTGATGAAACTTGCCCTGGAAGAAACCTATGTTCCGTTTGCTAAAATGATGATGCCCGGATTGGAGCGTCTGATGGAAAGCTGGAAACCGGATGTTCTGGTGAATGATTGCATCACTTTCGGAGGAGCTCTTTTTGCCCACAAACACCATATTCCGTGTGTAACGACTACGCCTGTACCCCCTGATGTAATGGGCGATACGGCGAATAATGCCCCAAAAATATTCGAATGGCAGCAAAACCTGATCAAGGATCTTCAAAAAGAAGTGGGGATCAATGATGAGGGTATTTTTATCCATTCCAATAAGCTGAATCTGGTCTTCACATCACAGACTTTTGCAGATTTTGAAACAGTACCATCCCATATGAGATTTGTAGGTCCGGTGAAAGGACGTCCGAATCCTGCTCCTTTCGACTGGGAAAAACTGGAAGCCTCTACAACACCGAAAATATTTGTATCACTAGGAACCCTTTTGGTAGATATTCGGAAAGCCTTTTTTGAAAAGGTGATTGCTGCATTTGCAGACCAGCCTGTAACGGTTATTGCAGCCACTCCGCCGGACATATTTGATGAATGGCCTTCTAATTTCATCGTGAATGGTTTTGTACCGCAATCTGCATTAATGCCTCATATGGATGCGGTGATCTGTCACGGAGGTTTTAATACCGTTAATGATACCTTCACCAATGGATTACCGATGTTGATTACGCCTATTGCCTACGATCATTTTCACATTGCCAAATTAATTGAAAAAGCAGGCTGTGGAATCAGCATCCGATACAAACGATTGCGTGTTGAGGCTCTTCGTGAAACTGTTTTTGAATTGCTGGAAAACCCTGCCTACAGAAACGCAGCGAAAGAGGTTCAGACGAACTTACTGAATGCCGGCGGCAATGACCGTGCGGTAGAGCTTCTGGAAGATTTTGTACAGCAACATCGTTCAACATTAGTTAAGGTATAG
- a CDS encoding acyl carrier protein: MDTINNTLKLNHEELFTLLKGFITEVIGAEFVEEMDITPESSFTKDLEMDSIEIVSFSEKIKAHFGDQIDFTGWLSSMDLDELINLDLRMIINYIYECQ, from the coding sequence ATGGACACTATAAACAACACATTAAAATTGAATCACGAAGAATTGTTCACACTTTTAAAAGGTTTTATTACGGAAGTGATAGGCGCTGAATTTGTAGAGGAAATGGACATCACTCCGGAAAGTTCATTCACAAAAGACCTGGAAATGGACAGCATAGAAATCGTTTCTTTTTCCGAGAAGATCAAAGCGCATTTCGGGGATCAGATTGACTTCACGGGATGGCTGTCTTCTATGGACTTAGACGAACTGATCAACCTTGACCTCCGTATGATCATCAATTATATCTACGAATGCCAATAA